The following proteins are encoded in a genomic region of Nicotiana sylvestris chromosome 4, ASM39365v2, whole genome shotgun sequence:
- the LOC138889800 gene encoding uncharacterized protein produces MEQDAENFVAKYDKFQRYGNNMHRPAELLHSVIAPWPFMKWGMDIMGPLSQAKGKKLVLLNRYKKKRSEISFGEISYADSTYKRKLITSTPYHPVGNGQAKSTNKVIINNLKKRLEESKGNWLEAFLGVLWAYRIIAKTSTGETPVSLVNGAEALIPVEIVEPSTRYTQAIEESNEEEMQINLDLLEERREAALIRIAAQKQVMERYYNRKAHLRYFKIRDFVLKKVFQSTRAANAGKLSLIWEGPYKIHGIAGKGAYELETMDGKILPSHWNDVHLKRYYF; encoded by the exons atggaaCAAGACGCGGAAAACTTTGTGGCTAAATATGACAAGTTCCAAAgatacggtaacaatatgcatagacctgcagaATTATTACATTCGGTcattgcaccatggccttttatgaagtgggggatggatattatGGGACCACTTTCACAAGCTAAAGGCAAG aagctTGTGCTTTTAAATAGGTACAAGAAAAAGAGGTCAGAGATTTCATTTGGTgaaatatcatatgccgattcgacGTACAAAAGGAAATT gattacttcaacgccttaccatccggtgggtaatggacaagctaaATCAAcgaataaagtcattatcaacaatttgaagaaaaggttGGAGGAATCCAAAGGCAATTGGCTGGAGGCGTTCCTTGGTGTTTTGTGGGCTTACCGCATAATAGCAAAAACAAGTACGGGGGAAACTCCGGTCTCACTTGTAAACGGAGCTGAAGCCTTGATCCCAGTCGAGATAGTGGAGCCAAGCACGAGATATACACAAGCAATTGAGGAGTCAAATGAAGAAGAAATGCAAATAaacctagatttacttgaagaaaGGAGGGAAGCTGCACTAATAAGGATTGCAGCGCAAAAACAAGTTATGGAACGATACTATAATCGGAAAGCTCATCTCAGATACTTCAAGATTAGGGACTTCGTACTCAAGAAGGTTTTCCAATCAACGAGAGCAGCTAATGCGGGAAAGTTAAGTCTAATTTGGGAAGGACCTTATAAGATTCACGGTATCGCAGGAAAAGGAGCGTACGaattggaaacaatggatggcaagattctaccttcacattggaatgatgttcatctgaagagatactatttctaa